A single genomic interval of Bradyrhizobium japonicum USDA 6 harbors:
- a CDS encoding histidine kinase: MWQNLSLRARINLLLALLLALGLAVNIGRQVAEAGPRVQAEDQSVIRLAREFIEMIVADLNEAPDPDARLNQIARDLSRLRHVSIALQDAGGKPLTPPRPADDDARGPPAWFVSLVHPEQTAVSVPVSVHGKPGSLVITAHPDDEIAEIWDAIVTQLEVGSVIALALFLVMMTVVGRALAPLQSLAQTMTAIEGGHYDARATPGGAPELAAICGKLNHLAAALGAAVEEKRLLAERAVSLQDVERKEIARELHDEFGPYLFSLRAHASALAKLADGRAPNAESVRKHGSALLEQINQLQQFTRRVLERLRPVGLAELGLRQALESLSRLWRESHPDVAIETVISATLGVTGETADLTIYRIVQEALTNVFRHAGATSVNVVIEPVEQAGGRGYARVRVSDNGRGMEPGQKLGFGLVGMRERILALGGTLNVVSGDGGLTVEALVPTAAS, from the coding sequence ATGTGGCAAAATCTATCGTTGCGCGCGCGCATCAACCTTCTGCTGGCACTGCTGCTGGCGCTGGGGCTCGCCGTCAATATCGGCCGCCAGGTCGCGGAAGCAGGTCCCCGCGTGCAGGCCGAGGACCAGAGCGTGATCCGGCTCGCGCGCGAATTCATCGAGATGATCGTTGCGGATCTGAACGAGGCGCCCGATCCGGATGCCAGGCTGAACCAGATCGCGCGCGATCTGAGCCGCCTGCGCCATGTCAGCATCGCGCTTCAGGACGCCGGCGGTAAACCGCTGACGCCGCCCCGGCCTGCCGACGACGACGCGCGCGGACCCCCGGCCTGGTTCGTCAGCCTGGTTCATCCCGAGCAGACCGCGGTGAGCGTGCCGGTCTCGGTCCATGGCAAGCCGGGCTCGCTGGTGATCACCGCGCATCCCGACGACGAGATCGCCGAGATCTGGGACGCCATCGTGACCCAGCTCGAGGTCGGCTCGGTGATCGCGCTCGCGCTGTTCCTGGTGATGATGACGGTGGTCGGCCGCGCGCTCGCGCCGCTGCAGTCGTTGGCGCAGACGATGACCGCGATCGAGGGCGGGCATTATGACGCGCGCGCCACGCCGGGCGGTGCGCCCGAGCTGGCCGCGATCTGCGGCAAGCTCAATCACCTCGCGGCGGCGCTCGGCGCGGCGGTGGAGGAAAAGCGGCTCCTGGCCGAGCGCGCGGTGTCGCTCCAGGACGTCGAGCGCAAGGAGATCGCGCGCGAGCTGCACGACGAATTCGGGCCGTATCTGTTCTCGCTGCGCGCGCATGCGAGCGCGCTGGCGAAGCTCGCGGACGGGCGCGCGCCGAATGCCGAGTCGGTCCGGAAGCACGGCAGCGCCTTGCTGGAACAGATCAACCAGCTCCAGCAGTTCACCCGCCGGGTGCTGGAGCGGCTCCGGCCCGTCGGCCTTGCCGAGCTCGGCCTGCGCCAGGCGCTGGAATCGCTCTCGCGGCTGTGGCGGGAGTCGCATCCCGACGTCGCGATCGAAACCGTGATCTCCGCCACGCTCGGGGTCACCGGCGAGACGGCCGACCTCACCATCTACCGCATCGTGCAGGAGGCGCTCACCAACGTGTTCCGCCACGCCGGCGCGACGTCGGTCAATGTCGTGATCGAGCCCGTCGAGCAGGCCGGCGGCCGCGGCTACGCGCGCGTGCGGGTCAGCGACAACGGCCGCGGCATGGAGCCGGGCCAGAAGCTCGGCTTCGGCCTCGTCGGTATGCGTGAGCGCATTCTGGCGCTGGGCGGCACGCTTAACGTCGTCTCCGGCGACGGCGGCCTGACCGTGGAGGCGCTGGTTCCGACGGCGGCATCCTGA
- a CDS encoding YVTN family beta-propeller repeat protein produces MLRMWRVGLLSGLALAAAPAHAFIAYVSNEKSNTVSVIDTDSWTVTKTIKVGQRPRGIDFTRDGKFVMVAVGDDDTIQVIDAKTQAVVDSLPSGPDPELFAQDAAGKILYVANENDNTVTVIDLEKRARLGDIQVGVEPEGMTISPDGKTLINTSETTNMAHFIDTSSRQIVANVLVDARPRFAEFKHDSSELWVSSEIGGTVSIIDPKKHEVTGKVTFEIPGLRKEAIQPVGIGMTRDDKTAFVALGPANRVAVVDVASRKVTKYLLVGQRVWHMAFTPDEKYLLTTNGVSNDVSVIDVAAQKVIKTIQVGELPWGIAIAP; encoded by the coding sequence ATGTTGCGCATGTGGCGTGTGGGGTTGCTGTCCGGACTGGCGCTTGCGGCCGCGCCCGCGCATGCGTTCATCGCCTATGTCTCGAACGAGAAGAGCAACACGGTCTCGGTGATCGACACCGACAGCTGGACCGTGACCAAGACCATCAAGGTCGGCCAGCGCCCGCGCGGCATCGATTTCACGCGCGACGGCAAGTTCGTGATGGTCGCGGTCGGCGACGACGACACCATCCAGGTGATCGATGCCAAGACCCAGGCCGTGGTGGACAGCCTGCCCTCCGGGCCCGACCCCGAATTGTTCGCGCAGGATGCGGCCGGAAAAATCCTCTATGTCGCCAACGAGAACGACAACACGGTGACCGTGATCGATCTGGAGAAGCGCGCGCGGCTCGGCGACATCCAGGTCGGCGTCGAGCCCGAGGGCATGACCATCAGCCCCGACGGCAAGACGCTGATCAACACGTCCGAGACGACCAACATGGCGCATTTCATCGACACCTCGTCGCGCCAGATCGTCGCCAACGTGCTGGTCGACGCGCGGCCGCGCTTTGCCGAATTCAAGCATGACAGTTCGGAGCTGTGGGTGTCCTCGGAGATCGGCGGCACGGTCTCGATCATCGATCCCAAAAAGCACGAGGTGACCGGCAAGGTCACGTTCGAGATTCCGGGGTTGCGGAAGGAGGCGATCCAGCCGGTCGGCATCGGCATGACCAGGGACGACAAGACCGCCTTCGTCGCGCTCGGTCCGGCCAACCGCGTCGCCGTGGTCGACGTCGCCTCGCGCAAGGTGACGAAATACCTGCTGGTGGGACAGCGCGTCTGGCACATGGCGTTCACGCCGGACGAGAAATATCTGCTCACCACCAACGGCGTGTCCAACGACGTCTCGGTGATCGACGTCGCCGCGCAAAAGGTAATCAAGACCATTCAGGTGGGCGAACTGCCCTGGGGCATTGCGATCGCGCCATGA
- a CDS encoding response regulator, whose product MRILIVDDHPIVASGCRAVLADEGEIEILEAADAEDGECVFIVERPDLCIIDINLPTVSGFELARRILERAPEARIIMFSMNDDPAFAARAIECGAKGYVSKTGDPDDLVEAIRAVGGGGTYLPTAIARSIAFAGPTLAQSPLSKLNAREMEILRLLSAGKSLSEIAWLVQSSYKTVANTSSIMRQKLGVKTSVELVRLAIDSGVA is encoded by the coding sequence ATGCGTATTCTGATCGTCGACGATCATCCCATTGTCGCCTCCGGCTGCCGTGCCGTGCTGGCCGACGAGGGCGAGATCGAGATTTTGGAGGCCGCCGACGCCGAGGACGGCGAATGCGTCTTCATTGTCGAGCGCCCCGACCTCTGCATCATCGACATCAACCTGCCGACCGTCTCCGGCTTCGAGCTCGCACGCCGCATCCTCGAACGCGCGCCCGAGGCCCGCATCATCATGTTCAGCATGAACGACGACCCTGCGTTCGCCGCGCGCGCGATCGAGTGCGGGGCCAAGGGCTACGTCTCCAAGACCGGCGACCCCGACGACCTGGTCGAGGCGATCCGCGCCGTCGGGGGCGGCGGCACCTATCTGCCGACCGCGATCGCGCGCAGCATCGCGTTTGCGGGACCGACGCTGGCGCAAAGCCCGCTGTCGAAGCTGAACGCGCGCGAGATGGAAATCCTGCGGCTGCTCAGCGCCGGAAAGAGCCTGTCCGAGATCGCCTGGCTGGTGCAGTCGTCCTACAAGACTGTCGCCAACACCTCCTCGATCATGCGACAGAAGCTCGGCGTGAAGACCTCGGTCGAGCTGGTGCGGCTGGCGATCGACAGCGGCGTCGCCTGA
- a CDS encoding TonB-dependent receptor, whose amino-acid sequence MGTPLWFKRRLLMASVSTGLVSGLVFIGPAAAAQDEETNVQNLPAVEITAPPPPAVRRSAPTRPVARVGAPASAAPKTRLYVYPTSPGTGRGLDVDKVPSAINAVDASQIRRTASPDIAIALQQYVPGLSINEVTGNPFQPDVQFRGFVASPLAGTPQGLAVYQNGVRINEAFSDTVNWDLIPTAAIRSAVVVTNNPAYGLNALGGAIDLQMKNGFNYQGAEIDIMGGSFGRIQGSAQWGKQVDNNWSVYGALEGVHDNGFRNFSQSDVRRFYGDVGYRFEGNEFHLNGGVANNSLAGPSTVPAELLQQYWGATYTTPQTISNKVGYLNLTGKVEATPTWTFEGTAHLRSFKQSTVDGNPTDAQPCVDPTLLCFGDDTVPAFGLNGVQLANTFAPDAILGEIDRTSTKSTTFGVSGQATNSDQLFGHENRFVVGASYDVSSTRFTGSAELGTIGTNYVVTGSGIFLGPSGDPTSVGPVSLRTVNQYQGLYALDTFNVDDRFAITGGGRFNAARVTLMDQLGTALNGDHTYDRFNPIIGGTYKITSEVTAYAGYSEANRVPTPLELGCADPARPCIIGQFLIADPPLQQVVSKTFEAGFRGTKELNIGSLGWKIGAYRATNYDDILATPIPGLTGFGFFQNVGRTRRQGVEAEVSIKSNVLQFQASYAFLDARFLDALTLGSESPFADADGNIQVLPGNHIPRLPSHLIKASIEYAVTDVWKVGGDALFVSSQYFVGDESNQFPKLPSYAVFNLHTSYQITKNFQIYGRVSNIFDNRYSTLGTFFDREALPNFTNGGAEFTDPRSLSPARPRAFYAGMRMTF is encoded by the coding sequence ATGGGCACGCCTCTTTGGTTCAAGCGTCGTTTGTTGATGGCCTCGGTGTCGACGGGGCTGGTGTCGGGCCTCGTCTTTATAGGTCCTGCCGCAGCCGCGCAGGACGAGGAGACCAACGTCCAGAACCTGCCGGCGGTCGAGATCACGGCACCACCGCCACCGGCCGTGAGGCGCAGTGCGCCAACGCGGCCGGTCGCACGGGTCGGAGCGCCGGCGTCCGCCGCTCCGAAGACACGCCTCTACGTCTACCCAACCTCTCCCGGCACCGGCCGAGGCCTCGATGTCGACAAGGTGCCGTCCGCGATCAATGCGGTGGATGCCAGCCAGATCAGGCGTACCGCCTCGCCAGATATCGCCATTGCCCTGCAGCAGTACGTGCCTGGTCTCAGCATCAATGAAGTGACCGGCAATCCATTCCAGCCCGATGTGCAGTTTCGCGGCTTCGTCGCTTCACCTCTGGCCGGCACGCCGCAGGGCCTCGCCGTCTACCAGAACGGCGTACGCATCAACGAGGCGTTTTCCGACACTGTCAATTGGGATCTGATCCCGACGGCTGCGATCCGATCGGCAGTGGTCGTAACTAACAATCCGGCATACGGCCTTAACGCGCTCGGCGGCGCCATCGATCTGCAGATGAAGAACGGCTTCAACTATCAGGGTGCCGAAATCGACATCATGGGCGGCTCGTTCGGCCGCATCCAGGGCTCTGCGCAATGGGGCAAGCAGGTTGACAATAATTGGTCGGTCTACGGAGCGCTCGAAGGCGTTCACGACAATGGTTTCCGCAATTTCTCGCAATCGGACGTCCGGCGCTTCTATGGCGATGTCGGGTATCGCTTCGAAGGCAACGAGTTTCACCTCAATGGCGGCGTCGCCAACAATTCCCTGGCAGGACCCAGCACTGTTCCGGCCGAATTGCTCCAGCAATATTGGGGGGCGACCTACACGACGCCGCAAACCATTTCCAACAAGGTCGGCTATCTCAACCTGACCGGCAAGGTGGAGGCGACGCCGACCTGGACCTTTGAGGGCACGGCGCATCTGCGGAGCTTCAAACAGAGTACCGTGGACGGAAACCCGACCGACGCCCAGCCTTGCGTCGATCCAACGCTCCTGTGCTTCGGCGATGATACGGTCCCGGCTTTTGGCCTGAATGGCGTTCAGCTCGCCAATACCTTTGCGCCGGATGCCATCCTCGGCGAGATCGATCGCACCAGCACGAAATCGACCACCTTCGGCGTATCCGGCCAGGCGACCAACAGCGACCAGTTGTTCGGTCACGAGAACCGCTTCGTAGTTGGCGCGAGCTATGATGTCAGCAGCACGCGCTTCACCGGCAGCGCCGAGTTAGGAACCATAGGCACGAACTATGTCGTCACGGGCAGCGGCATATTCCTGGGCCCGTCCGGCGACCCGACATCGGTCGGCCCTGTGTCGCTTCGCACCGTCAATCAATATCAGGGGCTCTATGCGCTCGACACGTTCAACGTGGATGATCGCTTCGCGATCACGGGAGGCGGGCGGTTCAATGCGGCCCGTGTCACGTTGATGGACCAGCTCGGCACCGCACTCAATGGCGATCATACCTATGATCGATTCAATCCCATCATTGGCGGCACCTACAAGATCACGTCTGAAGTGACCGCCTATGCGGGCTATTCCGAAGCCAACCGGGTGCCGACGCCGCTCGAACTCGGCTGCGCCGATCCGGCGAGGCCATGCATCATCGGACAGTTCCTGATCGCTGACCCGCCACTTCAGCAAGTCGTATCCAAGACCTTCGAAGCGGGCTTCCGCGGCACCAAGGAATTGAACATCGGCTCGCTCGGCTGGAAAATCGGTGCCTACCGTGCGACCAACTACGACGACATCCTCGCGACCCCAATTCCGGGCCTGACCGGCTTCGGCTTTTTCCAGAACGTCGGCCGAACACGAAGGCAAGGTGTCGAAGCCGAGGTGAGCATCAAGTCGAACGTGCTTCAGTTCCAGGCGAGCTATGCGTTCCTGGATGCACGCTTCCTCGACGCGCTGACGCTTGGATCAGAGAGCCCGTTCGCCGACGCCGACGGCAACATCCAGGTCTTGCCGGGCAATCACATTCCGCGCCTCCCTAGCCACCTTATCAAGGCGAGCATCGAATATGCGGTTACCGATGTCTGGAAGGTCGGGGGTGATGCGCTCTTTGTCTCGAGCCAGTATTTCGTCGGCGATGAGTCCAACCAGTTTCCGAAGCTGCCGTCCTACGCCGTGTTCAATCTCCACACCTCCTACCAGATCACCAAGAACTTCCAGATTTACGGTCGCGTCAGCAACATCTT
- a CDS encoding ABC transporter ATP-binding protein — MTSPAPIAEPQEMPRPEAAAVPALSIDGVSHSYGPRRALMDVSFNVQPASFTALLGLNGAGKSTLFSLITRLFGIQSGRVGIFGHDISKSPGEALRLLGVVFQPRTLDLDLSLTQNLLYHAALHGISRREAAARSGELLGRIGLEERAGSKVRDLSGGQMRRLEIARALLHRPRLLLLDEPTVGLDVKARADIISHVRQLVTEQGIGVLWATHLFDEIMPADDLVVLHQGKVLAEGPMSRVITDAGAQDVNTAFMRLTGARTMPGGGA; from the coding sequence ATGACCAGCCCTGCTCCCATCGCCGAACCACAGGAGATGCCGAGGCCGGAAGCGGCCGCGGTGCCGGCGCTGTCGATCGACGGCGTCAGCCATTCCTATGGGCCGCGCCGGGCGTTGATGGACGTCTCCTTCAATGTGCAGCCCGCGAGCTTCACTGCGCTGCTCGGGCTCAACGGCGCGGGCAAGAGCACGCTGTTCTCGCTGATCACGCGCCTGTTCGGCATCCAGAGCGGCCGCGTCGGCATCTTCGGCCACGACATCAGCAAGAGCCCCGGCGAGGCGCTGCGGCTGCTCGGCGTCGTGTTCCAGCCGCGCACGCTCGATCTCGACCTGTCGCTGACACAGAACCTGCTCTATCACGCCGCCCTCCACGGCATCAGCCGGCGCGAGGCGGCCGCGCGCAGCGGCGAGCTGCTCGGCCGCATCGGGCTCGAAGAGCGTGCCGGCAGCAAGGTGCGCGATCTCTCGGGCGGCCAGATGCGGCGGCTGGAGATCGCCCGCGCCCTGCTGCACCGGCCTCGGCTGCTGTTGCTGGACGAGCCGACCGTCGGCCTCGACGTCAAGGCGCGCGCCGACATCATCAGCCATGTCCGCCAGCTCGTCACCGAACAAGGCATCGGCGTGCTCTGGGCCACGCATCTGTTCGACGAGATCATGCCCGCTGACGACCTCGTGGTGCTGCACCAGGGCAAGGTGCTGGCGGAGGGGCCGATGAGCCGCGTCATCACGGATGCCGGCGCGCAGGACGTCAACACCGCCTTCATGCGCCTGACCGGTGCGCGGACGATGCCGGGAGGCGGCGCATGA
- a CDS encoding ABC transporter substrate-binding protein, whose product MIRWLVGLIGLGLAATSALAADPVQIGVGYLGVAGTRSTLSLVEQPAENDGVAGARLAIEDNNTTGKFLNQRFTLEERRIKEGEDPVEAAAALAEKNGFIIADLPADALLKVSDALRERGTLLFNAGAIDERLRETDCRANVIHTAPTRAMLADALGQYLVWKQWKRWVLVVGSHDEDKLFADALRRTATRFGAKIVQEKTFEDKGGARRTDSGVTLIQRQMPVFTQQLPAYDVLVAADESEVFGAYLPYRTWDPRPVAGSAGLVPRSWDAAQDQWGAIQMQNRFIKLNSRRMTARDMQAWTAVRMIGEATSRTNSGDVKKVTDFIKGPDFSVAAFKGTRLTLRDWNLQLRQPILLVDGRMVVSVSPQEGFLHQVSELDTLGYDRPESKCKLK is encoded by the coding sequence ATGATCCGATGGTTGGTCGGCCTGATCGGCCTGGGTCTTGCCGCGACGAGCGCGCTCGCGGCCGACCCGGTCCAGATCGGCGTCGGCTATCTCGGCGTCGCCGGCACCAGATCGACGCTGTCGCTGGTCGAGCAGCCCGCGGAGAATGACGGCGTCGCTGGCGCGCGCCTCGCCATCGAGGACAACAACACCACGGGAAAATTCCTCAACCAGCGCTTCACGCTGGAGGAGCGCCGCATCAAGGAAGGCGAAGATCCGGTTGAGGCCGCGGCTGCGCTCGCCGAGAAGAACGGCTTCATCATCGCCGACCTGCCGGCCGACGCGCTATTGAAGGTCTCGGATGCCCTGCGTGAGCGCGGCACGCTGCTGTTCAACGCCGGCGCGATCGACGAGCGGCTGCGCGAGACCGATTGCCGCGCCAATGTCATCCACACCGCACCGACGCGCGCGATGCTGGCCGATGCGCTCGGCCAATATCTGGTTTGGAAGCAGTGGAAGCGCTGGGTGCTCGTGGTCGGCTCGCATGACGAGGACAAGCTGTTTGCAGACGCGCTCCGGCGTACCGCCACACGCTTCGGCGCCAAGATCGTGCAAGAGAAGACCTTCGAGGACAAGGGCGGCGCGCGCCGCACCGATAGCGGTGTCACGCTGATCCAGCGCCAGATGCCGGTGTTCACGCAACAGTTGCCGGCCTATGACGTGCTGGTCGCCGCCGACGAGAGCGAAGTGTTTGGCGCCTATCTGCCCTATCGCACCTGGGATCCGCGCCCCGTCGCGGGCTCGGCCGGCCTCGTGCCGCGCAGCTGGGACGCGGCGCAGGACCAGTGGGGCGCGATCCAGATGCAGAACCGCTTCATCAAGCTGAATTCGCGGCGCATGACCGCGCGCGACATGCAGGCCTGGACGGCGGTGCGCATGATCGGCGAGGCCACCTCGCGCACCAATTCCGGCGACGTCAAGAAAGTAACCGACTTCATCAAGGGGCCGGATTTTTCAGTCGCTGCCTTCAAGGGCACAAGACTGACCCTGCGCGACTGGAACCTGCAGCTGCGCCAGCCGATCCTGCTGGTCGACGGCCGCATGGTGGTGTCGGTGTCGCCGCAGGAGGGATTTCTGCACCAGGTCTCCGAGCTCGACACGCTCGGCTACGACCGCCCGGAGAGCAAATGCAAGCTGAAATGA
- the fghA gene encoding S-formylglutathione hydrolase, translated as MTIQTVSTNTSYGGVQGVYRHASQSTGTDMVFSVYVPPHAAGAKLPVVWYLSGLTCTHANVTEKGEFRKACAELGLVFVAPDTSPRGPDVPGDANNAYDFGLGAGFYVDATQQPFARNYRMWSYVTDELPKLVAENFPVDAKRQSVMGHSMGGHGALTVALRNPHRYRAASAFAPIVAPSLVPWGIKALTGYLGPDKETWRNHDTVALIEDGAKYSGFLVDVGEADNFLKEQLRPELLEAACTKAGIPLTLRRQAGYDHSYYFISTFMGDHLHWHAERLKG; from the coding sequence ATGACGATCCAGACTGTCTCGACCAACACATCCTATGGCGGCGTGCAGGGCGTGTACCGCCATGCCAGCCAGTCGACCGGAACCGACATGGTGTTCTCGGTCTATGTTCCCCCACATGCCGCCGGCGCAAAGCTTCCCGTGGTCTGGTATCTCTCCGGCCTCACCTGCACCCATGCCAACGTCACCGAGAAGGGCGAATTCCGCAAAGCCTGCGCCGAGCTCGGCCTGGTCTTCGTCGCGCCGGACACCAGCCCGCGCGGGCCCGACGTGCCGGGCGATGCCAACAATGCCTATGATTTCGGCCTCGGCGCCGGCTTCTATGTCGACGCGACGCAACAGCCGTTCGCGCGCAACTATCGCATGTGGAGCTATGTCACCGACGAGCTGCCAAAGCTCGTGGCGGAGAATTTTCCGGTCGACGCCAAGCGGCAATCGGTGATGGGCCATTCGATGGGCGGCCACGGCGCGCTGACGGTCGCGCTGCGCAACCCGCACCGCTATCGCGCGGCCAGCGCGTTTGCGCCGATCGTGGCGCCGTCGCTCGTGCCCTGGGGCATCAAGGCGCTGACCGGCTATCTCGGACCGGACAAGGAGACCTGGCGCAACCACGACACCGTGGCGCTGATCGAGGACGGCGCGAAATATTCCGGCTTCCTCGTCGACGTCGGCGAGGCGGACAATTTCCTGAAGGAACAGCTCAGGCCCGAGTTGCTCGAGGCCGCCTGCACCAAGGCGGGCATCCCGCTGACGCTGCGGCGGCAGGCGGGATATGACCACAGCTATTATTTCATCTCGACGTTCATGGGCGATCATCTGCACTGGCATGCGGAGAGATTGAAGGGGTGA
- a CDS encoding DUF3280 domain-containing protein, protein MTDLARLATPHFVPARARPGITIMRALICFAALLLTGSVALADPPRLAVFDFELIDTSLPGEFYGSKPEEARLERISEQLRKELALSGRFQLLDIAPVRDAARHANLQACGGCDLKLAGQLGADLEITGMVQKVSNLIINLNIYLRDVKTGNMITVASADMRGNTDESWSRTMSYLIRNRLLAPNYGKPE, encoded by the coding sequence ATGACCGATTTGGCCCGGCTTGCAACCCCGCATTTCGTCCCCGCGCGCGCGAGACCGGGAATCACGATCATGCGAGCGCTGATCTGTTTCGCAGCTTTGCTGTTGACGGGTTCGGTCGCGTTGGCCGATCCGCCAAGGCTCGCGGTGTTCGATTTCGAGCTGATCGACACCAGCCTTCCCGGCGAGTTCTACGGCTCCAAGCCGGAAGAGGCGCGGCTCGAGCGCATCAGCGAGCAGCTGCGCAAGGAACTGGCTCTGTCGGGAAGGTTCCAGTTGCTCGACATCGCGCCGGTCAGGGATGCGGCCCGTCACGCCAATCTGCAGGCCTGCGGCGGCTGCGACCTCAAGCTTGCCGGCCAGCTCGGCGCCGACCTCGAGATCACCGGCATGGTGCAGAAGGTCTCGAACCTGATCATCAATCTCAACATCTATTTGCGCGACGTGAAGACCGGCAACATGATCACCGTCGCCAGCGCCGACATGCGCGGCAACACGGACGAATCCTGGTCGCGCACGATGAGCTACCTGATCCGCAATCGATTGCTGGCGCCGAATTACGGCAAGCCGGAGTAG